The Rhizobium rosettiformans genomic sequence GTATATCCCCGCGATGACGGACAAGATCGCTAAGGCGAAGGCCCTGATCGGCAACCGCCCGATCGACCTCGAGGTCGATGGCGGCGTCACCGCCGACAATGCCGCCGAGATCGCTAAGGCCGGTGCCAATGCACTGGTTGCGGGCTCCGCGATCTTCAAGGGCAAGGGCGTTGACGACTACCGCAAGACGGTCGACACTCTGCGCAAAGCAGCCGAGGGAGGTCGGGCTTGAAACTGCAGCTATCTGCCATCGCGCTTGCGCTTCTGACGGCCTCTGCGGCCTCAGCCGGAGACGTGGCGGAGATGCGCCCCCTGGGTTTCTCGCCTGACGGCAAGTTCTTCGCCTTCGAGCAATTCGGCGAGCAGGATGGCTCCGGCTTTGCCTATGCCGAAATCCAGGTGATCGACACCGAAACGGACCGGTATGTCCCGGGCACACCTGTCAGCGTCTTGATCAAGCGGGAAGAAGCTTCGGTCGGCGAAGCGCGACGGGAGAGCCTGAAGCAGGCGAAGGACATTCTGGAGGCCCGCAAGATCGGTGATGATCCCGGCTATCTGGTGGCCCTCGCGCCGATCAGCGAGCTCTCCGGCAAGATCGATGAACTACGCTATCAGGCATTTCCCGGCTTCTACGTGGCGGAAGGGGTTTATCGCGTGAGCCTCGAAGAGTTCGACGTCAAGGGCGAGGATCTCTGCGCCAGTATGGATGTGGCGGTTCGCGGCTTTGCTCTTTC encodes the following:
- a CDS encoding DUF2259 domain-containing protein translates to MKLQLSAIALALLTASAASAGDVAEMRPLGFSPDGKFFAFEQFGEQDGSGFAYAEIQVIDTETDRYVPGTPVSVLIKREEASVGEARRESLKQAKDILEARKIGDDPGYLVALAPISELSGKIDELRYQAFPGFYVAEGVYRVSLEEFDVKGEDLCASMDVAVRGFALSIADDQTPEARREVYRDKSIPKSRNCPSAYAIGGVVTPGYGSNGPHMIMVQVSSLGFEGNNLRWLAVPVKP